The Pontibacter sp. SGAir0037 DNA segment CATAAACAAGTACGAGCAGACCGGCAGCTATTATGACTACGCCTGCTGCCTCTATCCTACTGCACCTTTGCTACAGGTAAAATCTTTACGGGAAAGTTTTCGACTCCTGAAAAAGGAAAAGTACGAAACTGTGTTTCCGGTTCTCAGGTATAGTTATCCTATCTGGAGAAGCTTGTGCCTTAAAGATAGCAAAGTAGCCATGAACTGGCCTGAACACCTTAACTCACGTTCACAGGATATGCCTCCTTCTTTCCATGATGCCGGGCAGTTTTATTGGCTGCATGTAAGGAGCTTTATCAAAAGCGGTAAGCTGTTCACTGACAATTCAGGAGCATTAGAGCTAGAAGATATTGAAGCCCAGGACATAGATACCCTAGCAGACTGGAAGATGGCAGAGCTAAAATATAAGTTTCTACAGGAAAAGCAGCCGCTATGAAAAATAGAACACGCATTATATTCCGTGCTGACGGAAGCAGCAGGATTGGCTTAGGGCATGTTGTTCGTTCGCTTGCACTGGCTGATATGTTACGCGATGCGTATGAATGTGTATTTGCTATTCAGGAGCCAGGCAAAGAGCTCGAGGCTAAGATCAGAAAGGTATGCCACGGTTTAATCGTGCTGCCGCAATGTGCTCCCACAGAAGATCGGTTTCTTTATGAGCTGACAGCCTATG contains these protein-coding regions:
- the pseF gene encoding pseudaminic acid cytidylyltransferase; translation: MKCIAIIPARGGSKRIPRKNIRDFLGKPIIAYSIETALASGLFEEVMVSTDDAEIAAISKHYGARVPFMRSIATSDDFATTADVLSEVINKYEQTGSYYDYACCLYPTAPLLQVKSLRESFRLLKKEKYETVFPVLRYSYPIWRSLCLKDSKVAMNWPEHLNSRSQDMPPSFHDAGQFYWLHVRSFIKSGKLFTDNSGALELEDIEAQDIDTLADWKMAELKYKFLQEKQPL